GTGAAGAATCTATGGTTCACGAGATTGAACGTGTTCTTAAAAAAACGCTTCCCCGTGTGACCCTCCCGAATTTCGATTATAAAAAATCAGGGTCTCCCACTCAGGCCAAAAGACATCATTCTGCTCATCATTCGCTCCCTTCTGCTCAAAAACGCCATTTTGAATTTCAGCCTCGTCGGTCCTTAAACAAATCTCGGTAAGAGGCCTTATGGGTTTATTTCCCCCCACCCCTTTTTTCATTGAACAAGCTGCTTCTCTCATAAAAAAAGGGGGTCTGGTCGCTTTCCCAACCGAAACAGTCTATGGTCTAGGAGCCAATGCGCTTGACCCCATCGCTGTTGCAAAAATTTTTGAAGTCAAGGGCCGGCCGCATTTTGACCCTTTAATTATTCACATCCTTGACATTTCTTTTCTCGATTTTCTATGTCAAAACGTCCCTGATCAAGCCAGAATCCTTGCTCAAAAATTTTGGCCAGGCCCTTTAACCTTGGTCCTTCCAAAAAAAAAGATTATTCCTGACCTTGTCACCTCAGGGCTTCAAACAGTCGCCATTCGAATACCCTCTCACCCTATCGCGTTAGAACTCATCCGCATCTCTGGTGTTCCCATTGCCGCCCCCAGTGCAAATCCCTTCAAGTATTTGAGTCCTACAACAGCTGAACATGTCTTGAATCAACTGGGGAATAAAGTAGACATGATTTTAGAGGGAGGGCCTTGCTCTATTGGACTAGAATCAACCGTCATGGATTTATCAAATGATGAGCCTTGCATTTTAAGGCCAGGGGGTTTAGCTCTCGAAGAAATTGAATCCGTGATCGGACCTCTTAAAACTCATTTTCCCCCTAAAAAAAAGGGCTCCTTGAATTCGCCAGGTCAACTCGAACGTCATTATTCGCCTCGAACACCCCTTAAAATTTTGGAGGAAGGAGAGTTTCCGAAAGGGAATTTTGGAAAAATAGGTCTTCTTGCTTTTAAAACCATTTCTCGAAAATGGAATGCGGTTAAAATTGAAATCCTTTCTCCCCAAGGAGACTTAAAAGAGGCCGCGGCCCATTTATTCTCCTCGCTTCATCGTCTCGATGAAGCGGGACTCGATATTATTTATGCAGAACCTGTTCCAGAAATTGGACTGGGAATTGCCATTATGAATCGGCTGAGAAAAGCGGAGATGAAAATCCAAAAATCAAACATCAAAAATCAAAATGACAAATCAAAATTTAAAATGCCTCCCCTGTAATAGGATACAATAGCGTTAGAATTTTTGAATTTTAGGTTGCCATTTTGCACTTTGATTTTTGGATTTTAAATTTATGATGACAAACACCAAAAAAGGTTCTGGAAAAACGGATCCCGGCCATGGCCTGGCTCGGGTGATTTCAAAACTTGGAGCGACTTCTCGTTCTCAAGCAGTGCTTCTCATTCGGGAAGGAAAAGTTAGGGTAAATGGTCAAATTATTAAAGATCCTGAGCGAAGAACTTTTATGAACCGGGATATCATCGAAATCGAGGATCAGCGCTTAATAAAAGCCCATAAAATTTATTGGATGATGAATAAACCCCTCAATGTGATTACGACACGCAATGATCCTCAAAATAGACGTACGGTTTACGACTATCTCCCGTCTCGTAACGCCTGGGTCTTTCCAGTGGGTCGTTTAGACGCACAAACCACCGGTCTCATTATTTTTACCAACGATACAGCACTGGGTGAAAAAATAACTAACTCTGAATATTCCATTACAAAAACCTATGAAATTAAAACACATCCTCCTATTAACTCCTTCCAAATAAATGAGTTAAAGAAAGGCGTTTTAATTGATAAAAATAAACTCGCCCTCCCTTGCGAATGTAAAGTTTTAAAAGAAAATCTAGATGGTTCTTGTTTAGAAATAAAAATTAAAGAAGGAATGAATCGACAAATCCGAAAAATGGTTGAAGCCGTTGGATCTAATGTCGTCCAACTTAAAAGGGTGGCTATTGGAAATCTAAAAATCGGAAATCTGAAAATGGGTGAGATTCGGGCCCTAAATGAAAGAGAAATTCATCTGTTGTTTCACATTTAGTTTTATTTATTTTTCATGCCTCCCATCATAAATGAAAATGAAGGTAAATTCGAAATCCGAAATCCGAAATCCGAAATTTTTTAATGTGTGTAATTTGTTTATTTTATGTGGATTTTATGTTAACTCTTCGGTATAACTTTTCTTATTCACAATGGATTCACAATGTATCAAGGAATGAATGATTACCAACCTAGGGTTGTCTACACATCTTCACCATTCCTACGACTATGATATATATATATTCTATTTAAATAAATACTAGGGATTGGGGGTAACTTTATGAAACTGAAGTGTAGAAAAGATGATCTTCTTTATGGATTTCAACAAGTTCAGAATATTGCAAATGCAAGAACGACGCTCCCTATTCTAGGACATGTTCTCATGGATGCCAAAGGTGAAGGAGTCACCCTCACCGCTACAGATTTAGAAGTTGGAATAAAAATTCATATTCCCTCACAGATTGAACAAGAAGGAATAACCACTTTGCCTGCAAGAAAAATGTTTAATTTGATTCGAGAACTCTCAAATCCTGATCTAAAAATTGAAGTGGAATCCAATCATTTGGCTCATATTTATTGTGGAACATCTTTTTTTAAAATTATAGGGGCTTCAGAGACGGATTTTCCAAAACTTCCCTTATTTGATCAGGAAAAAAGGTTC
This sequence is a window from Chlamydiota bacterium. Protein-coding genes within it:
- a CDS encoding threonylcarbamoyl-AMP synthase, with product MGLFPPTPFFIEQAASLIKKGGLVAFPTETVYGLGANALDPIAVAKIFEVKGRPHFDPLIIHILDISFLDFLCQNVPDQARILAQKFWPGPLTLVLPKKKIIPDLVTSGLQTVAIRIPSHPIALELIRISGVPIAAPSANPFKYLSPTTAEHVLNQLGNKVDMILEGGPCSIGLESTVMDLSNDEPCILRPGGLALEEIESVIGPLKTHFPPKKKGSLNSPGQLERHYSPRTPLKILEEGEFPKGNFGKIGLLAFKTISRKWNAVKIEILSPQGDLKEAAAHLFSSLHRLDEAGLDIIYAEPVPEIGLGIAIMNRLRKAEMKIQKSNIKNQNDKSKFKMPPL
- a CDS encoding rRNA pseudouridine synthase, with the protein product MMTNTKKGSGKTDPGHGLARVISKLGATSRSQAVLLIREGKVRVNGQIIKDPERRTFMNRDIIEIEDQRLIKAHKIYWMMNKPLNVITTRNDPQNRRTVYDYLPSRNAWVFPVGRLDAQTTGLIIFTNDTALGEKITNSEYSITKTYEIKTHPPINSFQINELKKGVLIDKNKLALPCECKVLKENLDGSCLEIKIKEGMNRQIRKMVEAVGSNVVQLKRVAIGNLKIGNLKMGEIRALNEREIHLLFHI